The following are from one region of the Quercus robur chromosome 1, dhQueRobu3.1, whole genome shotgun sequence genome:
- the LOC126717059 gene encoding uncharacterized protein LOC126717059: MSPPLLEPEAPSSHTTTRKTQQSHSFNGEFSLALPFNSPGYPSKSHFVPMNPSNFGDQTSGFSNSNQNDPNFGFNTPSFPRSTSGTSRPRLVKLRRQSNSQNLRPNAPGFNPFRPGSENSVLSGTGTSVSGLGSGGNEAFMFGENRNDLGVNLNPGRWDSSGGLGKGVIEEMGNLRIGSGDEFVNIRQSSSLSGGLESRGFVFGSGYKKGSSIDESIASELPENLKKLNIEGSGHGEGIEKIRDGRFNVGVVDKTKFGFGSGDNVGSSFDSGVGAELPNELMNKLNIKEAGHFDANDTSMFVFGSRKKGDDSFAGSSVNTLPDQLKSLNIKETLNSKSFKKKEVNIRTNEKENPVLGTSKSTSGLYDGRKEALLSKNMEKLKVGSGAEDSVSDTGSSASREFVKEMQTGNFGDKLFHDLDKSVPTEFTFQPGLQSKDASGSQVPFDEPKDDTKLGGNVSSPSSFSSSDTGFPPAGSAFERPMAEFSFASKQDGIGTPFVEFKTPKPKANIFSGINQKMEFSAKRESTRDSRVKKMSGKLKNPTPVKLWPGQNFVSKESDSQENPEPSESYSPMDISPYQETLPDNRYSRENSVTSDESFSLDNSYGASDSAPTVSSDAIDEDLIIATQCLDMNDGDSICQEAKVGDSEYHSYGSVGAGDLQEDSASGVETESFKSAAEEVDFNIDVAVTSAEAEASPSLNIERHDSDGRMHIGIASSSEDINGSNFTFAASSAAQDQLSALKRHQKKKNLLKVGHDMYDSTLNAKVSYASSSANLFPLSGTSLPSSPGRVQKGDLSTSQSKVKTDSEPDKNPEIKQESAASVTSQEACEKWRLRGNQAYKHGDLSKAEDCYTEGVNCVSTSETSRSCLRALMLCYSNRAATRMSLGRLRDALGDCVKAAAIDPNFLRVQLRAANCYLALGEVEDASKYFKRCLQLGSDICVDRNIAVEASDGLQKAQKVSVCMNRCAELMQRSTSNDAETALEVIAEALTLSSFSEKLLEMKANALFMLRRYDEVIQLCDQTLGSAEKNSPPVEASACERSLNDSEILENYYFRLWRCCLIFKSYFHLGRLEEGLAFLEEQQDKVSVTNRNGSEALESLIPLAGTVRELLRHKAAGNEAFQAGRHAEAVEHYTAALSCNVAPRPFAAVCFCNRAAAYKASGQITDAIADCSLAIALDGNYLKAISRRATLYEMIRDYGQAASDLRRLVSILTKQVEEKTKQSGAADRSNSCANDLRHARLRLAEIEEEARKEIPLDMYLILGIGPSVSASEIKKAYRKAALKHHPDKASQSLAKSDNGDDRLWKATAEEVHKDADKLFKMIGEAYAVLSDSIKRSRYDAEEEMRNAQKKRTGSSTSRAQTDAQYHPFETSSSRRQWREVWRSYGNSPSRGSEGTRVGRYS; this comes from the exons ATGTCGCCGCCGTTACTAGAACCTGAAGCTCcttcttcacacacaacaacaAGAAAAACCCAACAAAGCCACAGCTTTAACGGTGAGTTTTCTCTTGCTCTCCCATTTAATTCTCCTGGGTATCCTTCAAAATCTCATTTTGTGCCAATGAACCCATCAAATTTTGGTGATCAAACTTCTGGGTTTTCGAATTCTAATCAAAATGATCCCAATTTCGGCTTCAATACGCCGTCTTTTCCACGATCAACCTCCGGTACTTCGAGGCCGAGGCTTGTGAAGTTGAGGAGGCAATCTAATTCTCAGAATTTGAGGCCAAACGCCCCCGGTTTCAATCCGTTCAGGCCTGGTTCGGAGAATTCGGTTCTGTCAGGAACTGGGACTTCGGTTTCCGGGTTGGGCAGTGGGGGGAATGAGGCATTTATGTTTGGAGAGAATAGGAATGATTTGGGTGTGAATTTGAATCCGGGGAGGTGGGATTCTAGTGGAGGTTTGGGAAAAGGAGTTATTGAGGAAATGGGGAATTTGAGAATTGGGAGTGGGGATGAGTTTGTGAATATTAGGCAGAGTTCGAGTTTATCTGGGGGGTTGGAGAGTCGTGGCTTTGTATTCGGAAGTGGGTATAAGAAGGGTTCTAGTATTGATGAAAGCATTGCGTCGGAGCTTCCAGAAAATTTGAAGAAGTTGAACATTGAAGGTTCGGGGCATGGTGAAGGTATTGAGAAAATTAGAGATGGAAGGTTTAATGTAGGTGTGGTTGATAAGACCAAGTTTggttttgggagtggtgacaaTGTGGGTAGTTCCTTTGATAGTGGTGTGGGAGCAGAACTCCCAAATGAATTGATGAATAAATTGAACATTAAAGAAGCTGGCCACTTTGATGCCAATGATACGAGTATGTTTGTATTTGGAAGTCGTAAAAAAGGTGATGATTCATTTGCTGGAAGTTCAGTAAACACACTTCCTGATCAGTTGAAGAGTCTGAACATCAAGGAAACTTTAAATTCTAAGAGttttaagaagaaagaagttAATATTAGGACCAATGAAAAAGAGAACCCTGTTCTTGGAACCAGTAAAAGTACTAGCGGTTTGTATGATGGAAGAAAAGAAGCTCTGCTTTCGAAGAATATGGAGAAGTTGAAAGTAGGAAGTGGGGCAGAAGACTCTGTATCGGATACAGGGTCGTCTGCCTCTCGAGAATTTGTGAAGGAGATGCAAACGGGAAATTTTGGTGATAAGTTATTCCATGACCTTGATAAATCAGTACCCACAGAATTCACTTTTCAGCCAGGATTGCAGAGTAAGGATGCCAGTGGTAGTCAAGTTCCTTTCGATGAACCGAAAGATGATACCAAACTTGGTGGAAATGTTTCATCACCATCTTCATTTTCATCTAGTGATACGGGTTTTCCACCAGCTGGGAGTGCTTTTGAAAGGCCTATGGCTGAGTTTAGCTTTGCAAGCAAACAAGACGGTATAGGGACACCCTTTGTAGAATTTAAAACACCAAAACCAAAAGCTAACATATTTTCAGGCATAAATCAGAAAATGGAATTCAGTGCAAAGAGGGAATCAACCAGAGACTCAAGAGTTAAGAAAATGagtggaaaattgaaaaatcccACCCCAGTTAAGCTGTGGCCTggtcaaaattttgtttcaaaggAAAGTGATTCCCAAGAGAACCCAGAGCCTTCTGAATCTTATTCACCCATGGATATTTCCCCATATCAGGAAACATTGCCTGATAACCGTTACTCGAGAGAAAATTCTGTGACATCTGATGAGTCATTCAGTCTCGATAACAGCTATGGAGCATCTGATTCAGCACCAACGGTTTCAAGTGATGCTATAGATGAAGATTTGATTATTGCAACACAATGCTTGGATATGAATGATGGTGACTCAATATGCCAAGAAGCAAAAGTCGGAGATTCTGAATACCATTCTTATGGAAGTGTTGGTGCTGGAGACCTTCAGGAAGATTCTGCTTCTGGGGTTGAAACTGAAAGCTTCAAGTCTGCAGCTGAGGAGGTAGACTTTAATATTGATGTTGCTGTTACATCAGCAGAAGCTGAAGCCAGTCCAAGCTTAAACATTGAGAGGCATGATAGTGATGGCAGGATGCACATTGGTATTGCTTCAAGTTCAGAAGATATAAATGGGTCTAACTTTACCTTTGCTGCCTCTTCTGCCGCTCAAGATCAATTATCCGCTTTGAAACGccaccagaaaaagaaaaatttgttgaaagttGGTCATGATATGTACGATTCTAcactcaatgcaaaagtttcaTATGCATCATCCTCTGCAAATCTTTTTCCATTATCTGGAACTTCATTGCCTTCGTCTCCTGGGCGGGTTCAGAAGGGAGATTTATCTACTTCTCAATCCAAGGTTAAAACAGATTCAGAGCCGGATAAAAACCCAGAGATCAAGCAAGAGTCTGCTGCCAGTGTTACATCTCAGGAAGCATGTGAGAAGTGGCGACTAAG GGGAAACCAGGCCTACAAGCATGGGGATCTGTCTAAAGCGGAGGATTGTTACACAGAAGGGGTGAACTGTGTTTCTACAAGTGAGACATCTAGAAGCTGTCTAAGGGCTTTAATGCTATGCTATAGCAACCGTGCAGCAACGCGTATGTCTCTTGGAAGATTGAGAGATGCACTGGGGGACTGTGTGAAGGCTGCTGCAATAGATCCCAACTTCCTTAGGGTGCAACTTAGAGCTGCAAA tTGCTACCTTGCCCTTGGAGAAGTTGAAGATGCATCAAAATATTTCAAGAGGTGCCTGCAATTAGGAAGCGACATCTGTGTGGACCGGAATATTGCAGTAGAAGCATCTGATGGCTTACAAAAGGCGCAG AAAGTGTCAGTATGTATGAATCGCTGTGCCGAACTTATGCAAAGGAGCACATCCAATGATGCAGAGACTGCTTTGGAAGTAATTGCTGAGGCTTTGACATTAAGCTCGTTCTCAGAAAAATTACTAGAAATGAAAGCAAATGCTCTTTTCATG CTCCGGAGGTATGATGAGGTGATTCAGTTGTGTGATCAGACTCTTGGTTCTGCTGAAAAGAACTCTCCTCCAGTGGAAGCTAGTGCCTGTGAAAGAAGTCTGAATGATTCTGAAATCTTGGAGAACTATTACTTCAGGCTTTGGCGATGCTGCCTGATTTTTAAATCCTACTTCCATTTAGGAAGGCTTGAGGAGGGTCTTGCTTTTCTTGAGGAGCAACAGGACAAAGTATCTGTAACAAATAG GAATGGAAGTGAGGCCCTGGAATCATTAATACCCCTAGCTGGCACTGTACGTGAGCTCTTGCGTCATAAg GCTGCAGGGAATGAAGCATTTCAGGCAGGACGGCATGCAGAAGCAGTTGAACATTATACTGCTGCTTTGTCATGCAATGTGGCGCCACGTCCTTTTGCAGCTGTTTGTTTTTGCAATCGTGCTGCTGCATACAAAGCCTCGGGCCAGATTACTGATGCTATTGCAGATTGTAGCCTGGCTATTGCTCTTGATGGAAATTATCTTAAG GCAATCTCAAGACGAGCAACTCTATATGAGATGATCAGAGATTATGGTCAAGCGGCTAGTGATCTTCGGAGACTTGTATCTATTCTCACTAAGCAAGTAGAGGAAAAGACCAAGCAGTCTGGAGCTGCTGATCGATCGAATAGCTGTGCAAATGATTTGAGACATGCTCGTCTGCGGCTTGctgaaatagaagaagaagccaGAAAAGAAATCCCCTTGGATATGTACCTGATTCT GGGAATTGGTCCATCTGTTTCAGCATCTGAAATTAAGAAGGCCTATCGGAAAGCTGCACTGAAACATCATCCTGATAAG GCTAGTCAATCCTTGGCAAAAAGTGACAATGGGGATGACAGGCTGTGGAAGGCAACAGCAGAAGAAGTTCATAAGGATGCCgacaaactttttaaaatgattGGAGAGGCATATGCAGTACTTTCAGACTCTATCAAG CGTTCACGGTATGATGCTGAAGAAGAGATGCGGAATGCCCAAAAGAAACGTACTGGAAGCAGCACATCTAGAGCACAAACAGATGCCCAGTACCATCCATTTGAAACAAGTAGCAGTAGGCGGCAATGGAGAGAGGTTTGGAGATCATATGGTAACTCACCCTCTAGAGGGTCGGAAGGCACTCGAGTGGGCAGGTATTCATGA